One Salvelinus alpinus chromosome 9, SLU_Salpinus.1, whole genome shotgun sequence genomic window, GCTGTTCTACCTATCCTTGCACCTTCTCCCACAActgtccctctttcctctcttccctctttccctccctcctttgaATATGTCCAGACACTATTCAGCATGTGGACGAGAGCAAGCACATCGCCGTTTTCAACAAGGGGCGCTTCTTCAAGGTGTGGGTGTTCTATGATGGGCGCCTGCTGTTGCCGCGGGAGATCGAGCAGCAGATGGAAAGGATCCTGGCTGATAAGAGCGAGCCCCAGGAAGGGGAGGAGTACCTGGCTGCGCTCACCGCAGGGGAGAGGTGGGTGGGGCTTCtgacaggaagtgatgtcattACGGCACCTGGGTCATACTCACTGGCTTGCTACACTAGACACGTAACTTATGGCAGTGTAGCAGTTAAAAACCTACTGTTTTCCTGATACCCCAATGTAGCTCCTATGTTAAGGTACATTTATGTTGCCCTGACATGGGACTATTAAGTACTGTTGCTTATATGTGAATTCAAGTTCAGAGCAGTTTGACCACGAGCCGGGTGCCTTTGTACCTAATTCCCCTGGTGAATATTGAACTGACCCGACCTGCTATCACACTACGTTTGTGTGCATGACAAGGGACCACTAATTGTACCAGTAGAAATTGCTGTCAGGATCTGGGGCTCTCAGACCGACTCGGATGTATTAAGATTCCATTTTACGGCATGCAAAGGAAAAGTTACAGTTAAAACATgtaactttttttgttgttgttattggaCATGTTTAAGTAGTCCCTCTCTTTTTCAGTCCATTGCCTTTCGTTGGGTGCCAAATTATCATGACCCTTGTCAGTAATGCACAATGatgtaatgtgtaatgtgtgGAGCATTTCATAAAAAATGtaactgtgtgtatgtgacccACCACCTCAATTCGGTCTAATGTAGCAacatggtgttttttacattggacaaAGTACAGACTGAACGTTttgtattcccaaactggggtatgcgCAAtaccgtcgggggtacgccaaatacaaatgtgattcacatttttttttaaatcatatacACTTTTTTCTTTGTTaatttttttttcacattttcaaacagtccatttctaTTTTCCAATGGCGccatacatttgggtgaggtttttttctcatcTGAGTaacctcgtttcactgccaaaaataaaatctagtgttcagcgaaataacaacacaatatcaaatacaggtagcctagtcaaatcattaacatccaatcaaatgaaccgttactctctcgtgggaattccactcatggtccgtatgtagccaaacgtggctgctgctcattccgtttgctcgaaaattgataaatggttccaaaaaaagtaaggcctgcgtccatagagacacataccagccctactggtagtactgcttctaccagcagtactacacctgcacctgtcgacgacacaagttgttctgcttccacgagcacatccaatgctagcatcagcaattctacatttgttgttagcccagctagcatagacactgacagttgtgaatctgatgcagccgaagagctactgcccccttacatGGGAAAGCACCAAACAACAGACAGGGATGttgttggaccatcgaagaggcacaaatatgatgagaaatacattgatttggggttcacttatattgggagttgtgcctttcctcagccacagtgtgttatatgtgaaaaagtactatctcacaactcgatgaaaccttcactcttgcgcggacatttagaaacaaaacatgccaatttgaaaaataagccactggAGTTTTTTGAGCGAAAATTAAGACAACGttcaagtagtaagacatgtataaaagaaacagataccattaataagaaggggctagaagcgtcttatatggtgagctaccgagtggctaggacagacaAGCCCAATACttttgtggaggacttaattcttcctggtgcgtggatatggctgggacaatgctgagggaaaaggccaaaaaaactatacagacaatgacttcatcaaacaacactgtttcacgacgcatcagtgacatggcaggagatgttttgaaacaattactgctttgcatacaaaccagtgaattctatgcattacagctggatgagtcaacagacgtggcagctcctggtatatgtctgttacatttatggggggtcaattaagaaagacatcctcttctgcaaaccactggaaaccaggacaacaggagaggatatttgtaAAGtattggacagctttgtgacatcaaatggactttggtggtcaggatgtgttggtatctgtactgatggcgcaaaaacCATGACAGGGAGAGATAGtagagtggtaacgcgcgtgcaagcagttgctcccaacgccacttgggtacactgcagcatccaccgagaggctcttgctaccaagggaatgcctgacagcttgaaagacattttggacaatacagtgaaaatggttaactttgttaaagcaaggcaccctgaactctcgtgtattttctgcactatgcttttacaacatacagaagtgcgctggttatcaaggggtaaagtattgacacgttaaaaaaaaaagatagacaagcttaaagttttttttactgaccatcattttcacttgtctgaccgcttgcataaTGACgggtttctcacacgactggcctatctgggtgatgtttcttctcacctgaatgatctgaatctaggattacagggactctccacaactacactgctcaaaaaaataaagggaacacttaaacatcacaatgtaactccaagtcaatcacacttctgtgaaatattcaatgtgcgggacaaaattgatgTTATGACTAAAAAGTTGCAGCTCTTCTCTGACcccattaacaaggacaacacacaggtctttctgtcagtgtatgattttttgtgtgcaaatgaactcaagtttacggacaatgtcaaatgtgatataggtgcgcaattacgcaggtactttaatttaaaaaaaatcttcaatctgcacacaataccccataatgaccaagtgaaaacagatttttagaagtttgcaaatacaaaataaaaacagaaatacataagtagtcacaccctttgctatgagactcgaaattgagctcggtgcatcctgtttccattgatcatccttgagacatttctacaacttgattgcagtTCAAATTcaagaatatggctgtaacgtagcaacattttgagaaaatgaaggggtctaaatactttccgaagttTAAGAAACCCACTTAAGTCCGTGTGACAAATTTGGGTAAGTAAGTCTCTTGACGGGGCAACAACATTTTGGAAAACAGTTTAATCTGTGTTTTTCAACGATAGGTGGCGATAGTGAGAACACTGGTAGAGTTTTCTTTGACAACAAAGGAACCGAGTACATGGCACCAACTGGTGAGAGGGACAAGTGGCTTGAAGTGGCATAGCTCTACTAACTACGTTATCGGTCAAGCCCAATTGTTCTCGTATTTAATAAAAACCCATGCCATCTGAGTTGAAGAGTTAAGGATGGCCGATAGGTTCGCCAAAGACATCCGACCATTTAATCTTGTTGAGGGCCAAAATATCGTGTTGTGGATGTTATCAGTTGTATGTGTGCTGCAGACAACTGCCAAACGGAGCAGTTGCTATGGctaccatatactgtatatattatggtATTGATGATGGCTACTCACGCAGAGCGGGGGACAGATAGACGAGCAGCTAATGGAGGAAGTTATTTCTGATTTCTACTCGTAAAAGTGAGCTTGGGATGGGCATGATTGTTATCAGGACGGGACAGGAAAGTTCCGGGTTTATAGAACTGTTGTGGTAGCAGGACAGTATAGGAAAAAAATTGACAGGAATCTTCACTTCCAAGTCAACCTCTAATGTCAACTCCACTACTCCTAtttgacctctaaccctgctcACCAGGACACCATGGGCCAAAGCACGTGAAACCTACTTCCGAAGCGGCAAGAACAAGCAGTCACTGGATGCCATTGAGAAGGCTGCCTTCTTCGTAACCCTCGACGACTCAGAACAGAAATACGAGCCCGACAACCCGGTGAAATCATTGGACAGCTACGCCAAGTCCCTCCTCCACGGCAAATGCTACGACAGGTGAGTGGCTGAAACCAGTCAAAGGTTGTGATCGAGCAAGTTCCAACCAATGACAGCCAAGGAGGGCAGCTCAGGCTATCAATCCACTGAGGAATTAATACAATTCCCACTGGgtacagatgtcaattcaatgtctagtCCACGTTGGCTCAACGTAATttagttgaaatgacgtggaaacaacattgattcaaccagtgtgtgcccagtgggttatgtcacattgTGCTGTTTCTTCAGGTTACCCTGGTCCAAAATCTGTTTGTgcggtcttgccaactcctatggtcattttcACGACAAACAATTagcataggagttggcaagaccgcacaaacagatctgggactaaGCTACTGTTTCTGTAGGCCAGTTACCATAATCTcactgcagttgctacatccatttttataCTTTTAAATTAATATTATATAGCCTCCTCCATTGAATATTGAACAATATAACTTACAGATGACTCGTGAGCTTAGTTCAGCTGTCGTACCCTATTaaaaccccaaatataagcttgttttactccttagtttgtaaacaaacaatgtatagcctctaaacatggttaaaactataatattgatatcatggatggtcagtccctgtatccatagctctgtccaTGGGTTTGAGAGTGGTTTAATTTCTCCAGTCCCATCACTCAGCGGTTTAGTAAATCATTGGCGGGGTGTCTACTATGTTATTGTTCGAACTGCAGAATGCCCCTTTAAGGTACATTTTACATGGTGCTGTGTTTATCCAGGTGGTTTGACAAGTCCTTCAACCTCATCGTCTTCAAGAACGGAACCATGGGCCTGAATGCCGAGCACGCCTGGGCCGACGCACCAATCATAGGCCATCTCTGGGAGGTATGTCCCATACGACAACCAATATGCTTATTTGTGAATTGAGCATTCGGCAGTCTGTCCTTTTTAATATATTGTGAAATATTTTCAATCCGAAGATTTGAGCTCTGTCATTGTGTTGTCAATTCTGTTgtctctcacctctgtctctcagCAAGTCTTGTGCATGGACACTCTGGAGTTGGGCTACACTGAGGAGGGCCACTGTAACGGGCAGCCCCACCCCAACCTGCCCGGACCCCAGAGGCTGCAGTGGGACATCCCTGCAGAGGTTCTATTTCACTTTCGTCAGAACTACTGCTAACACTACTATTGGCTTTGTCAGAGGCTTGTAACTACATTAAGCCTTAGGCCACATCTAATTGGCTTGTGGGGACGGATTTGGCCCGCGGGCCACCAGTTGACAGActtgtgttctatgttgtcttgTGATCTTGTGATCCTCAGTGCCAGAGTACAATCCAGAGCTCCCTGAAGTTTGCCCAGACACTGGCAGATGACGTGGACTCGCACATCTACCCCTTTAAGGACTTTGGCAAGGGTCTGATCAAGAAGTGCCGCACGAGCCCGGATGCGTTCATCCAGATTGCCCTGCAGCTCGCACACTTCAGGGTGAAGGgacttcaaaatatattttatgattATTCTGGATTCGACCTTCACGCAAATAGTCAGACAAGCAGAATGTCAAAGTGAacaagtaaaaaaaacaacaacacatatcATCCGGATACGATGTGACGTGTTGCGCACTGTAAACCTCAATGTTTCCCTTGTGTTTATTTAGCAGCGCCGCTCTGCCACACCCAAAAAATattgaacatttaaaaaatatatacactgctcaaaaaaataaagggaacacttaaacaacacaatgtaactccaagtcaatcacacttctgtgaaatcaaactgtccacttaggaagcaacactgattgacaagaaatgtcacatgctgttgtgtaaatggaatagacaacaggtggaaattataggcaattagcaagacacccccaataaaggagtggttctgcaggtggtgtcacttttgaatgctggcggtgctttcactctagtggtagcatgagacggagtctacaacccacacaagtggctcaggtagtgcagctcatccaggatggcacatcaatgcgagctgtggcaagaaggtttgctgtgtctgtcagcgtagtgtccagagcatggaggcgctaccaggagacaggccagtacatcaggagacgtggaggaggccgtaggagggcaacaacccagcagcaggaccactacctccgcctttgtgcaagaaggcgcagaaggagcactgccagagccctgcaaaatgacctccagcaggccacaaatgtgcatgtgtctgctcaaacggtcagaaacagactccatgagggtggtatgagagcccgacgtccacaggtgggggttgtgcttacagcccaacaccgtgcaggacgtttggcatttgccagagaacaccaagattggcaaattcgccactggcgccctgtgctcttcacagatgaaagcaggttcacactgagcacatgtgacagacgtgacagtctggagacgccgtggagaacgttctgctgcctgcaacatcctccagcatgaccggtttggcggtgggtcagtcatggtgtggggtggcatttctttggggggccgcacagccctccatgggctcgccagaggtagcctgactgccattagttaccgagatgagatcctcagaccccttgtgagaccatatgctggtgcggttggccctgggttcctcctaatgcaagacaatgctagacctcatgtggctggagtgtgtcagcagttcctgcaagaggaaggcattgatgctatggactggcccaccggttccccagacctgaatccaattgagcacatctgggacatcatgtctcgctccatccaccaacgccacgttgcaccacagactgtccaggagttggcggatgctttagtccaggtctgggaggagatccctcaggagaccatccgccacctcatcaggagcatgcccaggcattatagggaggtcatacaggcacgtggagaacacacactactgagcctaattttgacttgttttaaggacattacatcaaagttggatcagcctgtagtgtggttttccactttaattttgagtgtgactccaaatccagacctccatgggttgataaatttgatttccattgataatttttgtgtgattttgttgtcagcacattcaactatgtaaagaaaaaagtatttaataagaatagttcattcattcagatctaggatgtgttattttagtgttccctttatttttttgtgcAGTGTATATATCTGTCAACaagcactttgaagatgctagaaCTGTCCACGTTTAATTTTCCTCTACGCCAGCATTCCATTGCCACTACGTTTATTTCTCAACTGTTAAAAATGAACGTTTTATTAAATGTAAGCGCTGCGCTATTCACCGTGAGTGCGTGTGGGCCGAATGTAACACGGATCAGTTGTAACAGGTAGGAAGTAGGCCTACATGGTAGTCACTGTGTTTTTTGAGGGATAGTAAAGTCATCAATATGTTGCTAACTTGTAACGAGACCATTGTTTTGAGTTCGGGATCTAGCTAATGATTAGCCCAATGGGGGTATGCATATTGGCAACCCCAtgctttattatttattattttataattAATTATTTAATTAATAATTATTTATAATTATTTAGCCTTTTTATTTAGCCCTTATGCAGCATCAGTTGGACTACAGATgttaacaaatatatatatttgtatatatatatatttataactaGCCCAAGATAGTTCATCTGTTTCGGGGCAGAACgagcaaggaggtgggcaaagTCGAGCACGAGCTTGCGAGATCTTATTGGTGTGTTGCGGCATGTGTTTGCGTATTTTCCATTAGGGAATGCCTCGtctgtgaagtgcgcgtgtgcacaAACTAAATTCGgccttgcactccttctaaacaacgacAACATTTTAAAACTTTTGAAAATGTCAAGTCGACAAAACGTGGTGTACTGTGTTTATAACAGATTGTAGTTGTGTGAACAGAAACATGTGTTGAGATCAGATGTTTCATCAATGAGAAAATGAGCAGCTTAGATGGCGTCAGCGTCATTTTGTTTTCATTCATTTTGTAGTAGAATGTCCATGTTCTCTACGGTTATTTCGTAATGTAACATCCATTCAAAACGCAGAGCTTTTGAGCGGTTATTCAAAAGACATTCATTGTACTTTACAGCTTAGACCAGAGGCTAGAACCAACGATAACAGTCGTTATTGTTCTCCACTGTTTTTGTAGTTATTGTTGTAGTGTGAACGCTGACGTTCACTGGAATTAGAACGATTTCTGATATTGTTATAGTTTTCGTAATAGTTATCGTCCTAGGTGTGGATGGCACTTTAAACTGTCAGGGAAACTGCTCTTAGGAGTACAAGGCAAAAATTAAGCCATGATGTGTAACAGCTGACGACATGTTTattattacatactgtatgttctCTGCAGGATAAGGGCAAGTTCTGTCTAACGTACGAGGCATCGATGACACGGTTGTTCAGAGAGGGCCGTACGGAGACGGTGCGCTCCTGCACCATGGAGACCTGCGCCTTCGTCCGCTCCATGATCAGAGACGAGACGGTAAGGGTCAGGGTTCACATCGACCCCTCACCTCACCACATCCGCCGATgttgcacttccgcatctgcggtgaaaggttaCAGAGCTAGAGCCGTGttagtcagaccatgagacattccaaaaatctgtcttctcacaaaatcataTGTAGCGTTCaaatggtttggcctacaaactattatgaaagatgagactcacgaacacgatggtgttctccgttttgcgcTACGATCCCCACAAGCATATTGAGACTCATCTGAAGTTGGTACAACCCGATCTGCCAACTTCCTTCTGTACAGCAGTGTCCGAACAggttgggctacacactaatatgactcATCTGtgcaaaggtgagactctcacgtaCATGTCAGTTATTTTGCTCTAAGACACCCACAGTCTGAAAGTCCctcggtaccagttgaaaaaatgtatgCAAATATTAAAGGAGACTGTTTAGTGGcagaaataaggggttaaatatacagtactgaacaaaaatataaacgcaacatgcaacaatttcaaagatttgaccaagttacagttcataaaaggaaatcagttaattgaaattaattcattaggccctaatctatggatttcacatgactgggcaggggcgcagccaatgagagtgagtttttccccacaaagggggtttattacagacagaaatactccacagcaccccccctcctctcctcagacaatctcacaggtgaagaagccagatgtcgAGGTCCTGAgcaggcgtggttacacgtggtttgcagttgtgaggccggttggacatactgccaaattctctaaaacaacggaggcggcttatggtagagaaattaacattcaattatctagcaatagctctgttggacattcctgcagtcagcatgccaattgcacactccctcaaaacttgagacatatgtggcattgtgttgtgtgacaaaactgcactatttagagtggccttgtattgtccccagcacaaggtgcacctgtgtaatgatcatgctgtttaatcagcttcttgatatgcctcacctgtcaggtggatggattatcttggcaaaggagaaaggctgattaacagggatgttaacacaTTTGTGaataacatttgagagaaataagcttttagtgcgtatggaacatttctgggatcttttatttcaactcatgaaccatgggatcaacactttacattttgtgtttatatttttgttcagtatacagtacatgtaaaaacatatatatatatatatgtttcctgatctttcttatatctctcagatataggacagagacttcagaacaaacttattTTTGTTGTTCCATgtaatgaatctgttattcaatgcgtttgtatagCATTAAGGCCCCCCCAAAAATTCTAAgaatttttaaatatatttttttgatacctcaaggggtcttaaaataaAAATCGAATTACTAAaggatccatggtatgaccttcttaaaacaattccatatacagttgcttagtagaaccccccccccctttgctttatagggcttagactcttatgggttaaTTTAATTAAAAATAACAAGGTTAAACAAAGAGAAACAGAAGCCAATGCCCAACATTTTGGCTAGATTATCAAGATGCCTTTGTACCTCCTCCTTTCCCTTCATCCTTATGGTCCCTACCTCACctcgtctctcgctctctctttccccagaGAGAGGAGCGTACGAGACTACTGAAGGAGGCGTCAGAGAAGCATCAGAACATGTATCGTGAGGCCATGGTAGGGAAGGGCATCGACCGTCATCTCTTCTGCCTTTACGTCATCTCCAAGTACCTGGGAGTGGACTCTCCCTTCCTCCACGAGGTGAGTGATGGTtgctatggacacacacacacacacaaaaaaagatgAGCTCGTCAATGTCTTGTCTTGACTTTATTAAACCCATAGGGCCGGTtccccggacacagattaagcctagtcctggactaaaaataaatgtacatggagattctccattgagcttGCTTGTCAGTTCAGGAAAACAAGGTAATGATACAAATGTGTGATTTGGttgaactgtccctttaaactGTCTGTTTCTGTGTACTGCAGGTTCTGTCAGAACCCTGGAGGCTGTCCACCAGTCAGACTCCAATGCAGCAGGTGGAACTTTTTGACCTGGTCAAACACCCTCAATATGTCACCTCTGGAGGAGGCTTCGGCCCAGTGAGTATTCTTTTCTCTCACTGCTGAATCCTTCTAAATGTCGTCCGTGTTCAGCAAATAACTCAGGCTTTCGCCAAGCAGTGACCCAGCATTTGGGAGAAAAGATAGTGATCTGAACCAGTGGTTTGTGACGAAGTAATCAATTTATCTGGGCCCAGTTAGGGAATGCTAAAGAGGATGATCTCTTACCTGGTGTGTGTTCATTAGAAcagtcaaaataaaaataaaataataaaaaacattttgcaactaAAATTAACATTTcctattggacaagtccaggcaGTTTGGTGCCTAATTCAAGAGACAGAGCTTATCTACGGTTGTCTCCTCCAGGTGGCTGAT contains:
- the cpt1ab gene encoding carnitine O-palmitoyltransferase 1, liver isoform isoform X1, which gives rise to MAEAHQAVAFQFTVGPDGIDMQLCHEALRQIYLSGKHSWKKRFIRFKNGVMTGVYPGSPSGFLVVVVSYMSGTKYAQLDPSLGLITKLGTHIPISPYMSEDSQRVVGGVLVSTGLWVTIIFIMRNALKCLLSWHGWMYNRHGSVSWGTRLWILFVKLFSGRKPMLYSFQSSLPRLPVPPVKDTCRRYLESARPLMDDEQYVRMEGLAGEFEKNLGPRLQWYLKLKSWWASNYVSDWWEEYIYLRGRGPIMVNSNYYAMDFLYAFPSHIQVARAGNVIHAIMLYRRKLDRAQLKPIYLLANKVPLCSAQWERMFNTTRIPGQETDTIQHVDESKHIAVFNKGRFFKVWVFYDGRLLLPREIEQQMERILADKSEPQEGEEYLAALTAGERTPWAKARETYFRSGKNKQSLDAIEKAAFFVTLDDSEQKYEPDNPVKSLDSYAKSLLHGKCYDRWFDKSFNLIVFKNGTMGLNAEHAWADAPIIGHLWEQVLCMDTLELGYTEEGHCNGQPHPNLPGPQRLQWDIPAECQSTIQSSLKFAQTLADDVDSHIYPFKDFGKGLIKKCRTSPDAFIQIALQLAHFRDKGKFCLTYEASMTRLFREGRTETVRSCTMETCAFVRSMIRDETREERTRLLKEASEKHQNMYREAMVGKGIDRHLFCLYVISKYLGVDSPFLHEVLSEPWRLSTSQTPMQQVELFDLVKHPQYVTSGGGFGPVADDGYGVSYIIVGEDLINFHISSKHSSPETDSHRFMSNIKQAMLDLKGLFDLNKKAIK
- the cpt1ab gene encoding carnitine O-palmitoyltransferase 1, liver isoform isoform X2; amino-acid sequence: MAEAHQAVAFQFTVGPDGIDMQLCHEALRQIYLSGKHSWKKRFIRFKNGVMTGVYPGSPSGFLVVVVSYMSGTKYAQLDPSLGLITKLGTHIPISPYMSEDSQRVVGGVLVSTGLWVTIIFIMRNALKCLLSWHGWMYNRHGSVSWGTRLWILFVKLFSGRKPMLYSFQSSLPRLPVPPVKDTCRRYLESARPLMDDEQYVRMEGLAGEFEKNLGPRLQWYLKLKSWWASNYVSDWWEEYIYLRGRGPIMVNSNYYAMDFLYAFPSHIQVARAGNVIHAIMLYRRKLDRAQLKPLMLLNTIPMCSSQYERMFNTSRVPGVDTDTIQHVDESKHIAVFNKGRFFKVWVFYDGRLLLPREIEQQMERILADKSEPQEGEEYLAALTAGERTPWAKARETYFRSGKNKQSLDAIEKAAFFVTLDDSEQKYEPDNPVKSLDSYAKSLLHGKCYDRWFDKSFNLIVFKNGTMGLNAEHAWADAPIIGHLWEQVLCMDTLELGYTEEGHCNGQPHPNLPGPQRLQWDIPAECQSTIQSSLKFAQTLADDVDSHIYPFKDFGKGLIKKCRTSPDAFIQIALQLAHFRDKGKFCLTYEASMTRLFREGRTETVRSCTMETCAFVRSMIRDETREERTRLLKEASEKHQNMYREAMVGKGIDRHLFCLYVISKYLGVDSPFLHEVLSEPWRLSTSQTPMQQVELFDLVKHPQYVTSGGGFGPVADDGYGVSYIIVGEDLINFHISSKHSSPETDSHRFMSNIKQAMLDLKGLFDLNKKAIK